A single window of Flavobacterium aestivum DNA harbors:
- a CDS encoding pyridoxal phosphate-dependent aminotransferase, translating to MITTAKRLDIIEEYYFSSKLREVRQLASEGKPIINMGIGSPDLKPSRAVIDAVVSAMHDENAHQYQSYQGLPELRKSMADFYLNNYSVALDPNTEILPLIGSKEGIMHISMAFLNEGDQVLIPNPGYPTYTSVTNLVGAVPVYYDLKENNNWEPDFEALEKLDLSKVKIMWIGYPHMPTGARGSLELFEKLVAFAKEHHILLINDNPYSFVLNDKPMSLLQVEGAKDVAIELNSLSKTFNMAGWRVGMVLGSAKLIDSVLKVKSNMDSGMFYGIQKGAVEALKSDQSWFDSMNEVYKKRRVLTEQLAEKLGCEVYKEGVGLFVWAKLPEGITSAEDFIDKILYEKHIFITPGTIFGSNGEGYIRFALCVKEEKVQEAIDRF from the coding sequence ATGATTACAACAGCAAAACGTTTAGATATAATTGAAGAATACTATTTCTCATCAAAGTTGAGAGAAGTGAGACAATTGGCCTCAGAAGGGAAACCAATTATCAATATGGGAATAGGAAGTCCTGACTTGAAACCATCACGAGCGGTGATTGACGCGGTAGTTTCGGCAATGCATGACGAAAATGCACACCAGTATCAAAGTTACCAAGGATTGCCGGAGCTTAGAAAAAGTATGGCCGATTTTTATCTAAATAATTATTCGGTAGCATTAGATCCCAATACCGAAATTTTGCCTTTAATAGGATCCAAAGAGGGAATTATGCATATCTCTATGGCTTTCTTGAATGAAGGAGATCAAGTTTTGATTCCTAATCCGGGTTATCCTACCTACACTTCGGTAACGAATTTGGTGGGCGCCGTGCCAGTTTATTATGATTTGAAAGAAAATAATAACTGGGAGCCTGATTTTGAAGCTTTAGAAAAATTAGATTTATCAAAAGTGAAGATCATGTGGATTGGCTACCCACACATGCCTACAGGAGCAAGAGGAAGTTTAGAATTGTTTGAAAAGTTAGTGGCTTTTGCCAAAGAACATCATATATTATTAATCAATGACAACCCGTATAGTTTTGTTTTGAATGATAAACCGATGAGTTTGTTGCAAGTAGAAGGAGCTAAAGATGTTGCAATAGAATTGAACTCTTTGAGTAAAACCTTCAATATGGCAGGCTGGAGAGTAGGAATGGTTTTGGGGAGTGCAAAGCTAATTGATTCGGTTCTTAAGGTAAAAAGCAACATGGACAGTGGGATGTTTTACGGAATCCAAAAAGGGGCTGTAGAAGCGTTGAAGAGTGATCAATCCTGGTTCGATTCGATGAATGAAGTTTATAAAAAACGTCGTGTACTAACCGAGCAATTAGCAGAAAAACTGGGTTGCGAAGTATATAAAGAAGGTGTTGGATTGTTTGTCTGGGCCAAATTGCCGGAAGGAATAACATCTGCAGAGGATTTTATTGATAAAATATTATACGAGAAGCACATTTTTATAACACCAGGTACCATTTTTGGAAGTAATGGAGAAGGATACATTCGATTTGCACTTTGTGTAAAAGAAGAAAAAGTACAAGAAGC
- a CDS encoding prephenate dehydratase, whose protein sequence is MRTKIAIQGIKGSFHHQVAQDYFYQNVEVDECLSFEELVASLLTGKSDQAVMAIENSIAGPIIPNYALIDKNNLHIIGEHYLDIHQNLMALKGQKIEDILEVHSHPMALLQCMEFLKKYPNIKLVEDKDTAETARRIHEKQLKGIAAIASKAASEMYDLEILAPEIQTINNNMTRFVIIKKEKEFVNEDEINRASIKFELDHKRGSLAAVLNVMSDCKLNLTKIQSLPKIETPWKYSFFVDVTFEKYEDYAKSKTLLAIMAEYFKVLGEYKNTKP, encoded by the coding sequence ATGAGAACAAAAATTGCAATACAAGGAATTAAAGGATCTTTCCACCATCAAGTGGCACAAGACTATTTTTATCAAAATGTAGAGGTAGATGAATGTCTGTCTTTTGAGGAACTTGTTGCTAGCTTACTAACGGGAAAATCAGATCAAGCAGTAATGGCAATAGAGAATTCTATAGCAGGTCCGATTATTCCAAATTACGCATTAATTGACAAAAACAATTTGCACATAATAGGAGAGCATTATTTAGATATTCATCAAAATTTAATGGCACTAAAAGGGCAAAAAATTGAAGATATTCTAGAGGTTCATTCCCATCCAATGGCTTTGTTACAGTGTATGGAATTTTTAAAGAAATATCCCAATATAAAATTGGTCGAAGATAAGGACACTGCTGAAACTGCAAGAAGAATACATGAAAAACAGCTAAAAGGAATTGCAGCTATTGCCAGTAAAGCAGCATCTGAAATGTATGATTTAGAAATTTTGGCACCGGAAATACAAACGATAAATAATAATATGACTCGTTTTGTGATCATCAAAAAAGAGAAGGAGTTTGTAAATGAAGATGAAATTAATAGAGCTTCTATCAAATTTGAATTGGATCATAAGAGAGGAAGTTTAGCAGCAGTGCTAAATGTGATGAGCGATTGTAAATTGAATTTAACCAAAATACAATCGTTACCTAAAATAGAAACTCCTTGGAAATATTCTTTTTTCGTAGATGTTACTTTCGAGAAATATGAAGATTACGCCAAGTCCAAAACACTGTTAGCCATTATGGCTGAATATTTCAAAGTATTGGGAGAATATAAAAACACAAAACCATAA
- a CDS encoding vitamin K epoxide reductase family protein, translated as MTENFSFLFQYLKKENIYIDKDEFTFQIQSHPDSPSLLAISDTFSFFKIPNLATRIDIEDIVHMPDRFIALLQDGEAASFFAFIERIGDTFRYTNGKKERIVANETFKDLFQNVVLVVEKENEDVPSIQKSKSLFPFILLGLGYLATIFVTGFSLLSSLFLILVLVGVYFSIEAISHELGVKTKFSEAVCTLTTKMDCDAVINGKKAKFLEFINFSDSSIVFFSAQLLAFLLLTLSNQMPSFYNTTMILLLFSFPVSLGSLYQQFFIVKKGCPICLAIIVVLYLELISLAVFHDFSLTINVASIVYYLFSIASCYCLFVFVKKSLKTSAEQKSEIATGNRFKRNYSLFKMALLSSKTINYKRITSGEIILGNPDAKLKVLVVSSPFCGHCKGAHQNIEALLERYSNDISIEVRFNYNEAFLDDTSKTLHQRLLGIYFEKGQKAFMSALENWFEDNNLEKLKPLEESSIVDLKINEILNEQFAWNQENEITFTPAIFINKYHYPVQYDRNDLRYFVNELSEDDEVF; from the coding sequence ATGACTGAAAATTTCTCTTTCCTTTTTCAATATTTAAAAAAGGAAAACATTTATATAGATAAAGACGAATTTACTTTTCAAATACAATCGCATCCTGATTCGCCATCATTATTAGCGATTAGTGATACCTTTAGTTTCTTTAAAATCCCTAATCTGGCAACTAGAATAGATATAGAAGATATTGTACATATGCCGGATCGTTTTATAGCATTGCTTCAAGATGGTGAGGCAGCTTCTTTTTTTGCATTTATAGAGCGAATAGGAGATACGTTTCGATATACAAATGGGAAGAAAGAGCGAATTGTTGCAAATGAAACTTTCAAAGATTTATTCCAAAATGTTGTTTTGGTAGTAGAGAAAGAGAATGAAGATGTTCCTTCTATTCAAAAAAGCAAATCTCTTTTTCCTTTTATTCTATTAGGCTTAGGCTATTTGGCAACAATTTTTGTAACTGGATTTTCGTTGTTATCTTCTCTGTTTTTAATTCTGGTTTTAGTAGGAGTTTATTTTTCTATAGAAGCCATTTCACATGAATTGGGAGTTAAAACAAAATTTTCTGAAGCAGTTTGTACTTTAACCACAAAAATGGATTGTGATGCTGTTATTAATGGTAAAAAGGCGAAATTCTTAGAATTTATAAATTTTAGTGATAGCAGTATTGTTTTCTTTAGTGCTCAATTGCTGGCATTTCTACTTTTGACGCTGTCAAACCAAATGCCTAGTTTCTACAATACAACCATGATTTTGTTGTTGTTTTCATTCCCTGTAAGCTTGGGGTCTTTATATCAGCAATTTTTTATAGTCAAAAAAGGATGTCCAATATGTTTGGCTATTATAGTTGTTTTGTATTTAGAATTAATAAGCTTGGCAGTTTTTCATGATTTTAGTTTGACAATAAATGTGGCATCGATAGTTTATTATTTATTCTCTATAGCAAGTTGTTATTGTCTGTTTGTTTTTGTGAAAAAAAGTCTAAAAACAAGTGCTGAACAAAAATCTGAAATTGCAACAGGTAACCGTTTCAAGAGAAATTATTCTTTATTTAAAATGGCTTTGTTATCTAGTAAAACGATAAATTATAAGAGAATTACTTCGGGAGAAATTATTTTAGGAAATCCAGATGCAAAACTAAAAGTTTTAGTGGTTTCCAGTCCTTTTTGTGGGCATTGTAAAGGGGCTCATCAAAACATAGAAGCGTTGTTAGAAAGGTATAGTAACGATATTTCTATAGAAGTTAGATTTAATTATAACGAAGCATTTCTAGATGATACATCAAAAACATTACATCAGCGTTTACTGGGTATTTATTTTGAAAAAGGACAAAAGGCTTTTATGAGTGCTTTGGAGAATTGGTTTGAAGATAATAATTTGGAAAAATTAAAACCGTTGGAAGAAAGCTCAATTGTAGATTTAAAAATAAATGAAATTCTCAACGAACAATTTGCATGGAATCAAGAAAATGAGATCACATTTACTCCTGCCATTTTTATTAATAAATATCATTACCCGGTTCAATATGATAGAAATGATTTGAGATATTTTGTAAATGAATTGTCCGAGGATGATGAAGTTTTCTAA
- a CDS encoding dicarboxylate/amino acid:cation symporter, translating to MKSTKSSSILKNYSSILLLLGGIFAGSILGLVFGKGVEIIKPLGDIFLNLLFTAIIPLVFFTISSSIANLKQTEKLGKLFGIVIGVFLTTVIISAIIMIIGVLLFPVHQDIVLSKVAFETIEESSVGSQITQLVTVNDFYEILSRKNMLALILFSFLIGFSTLHSGEKGKDFARFLDSGNDVMKKLLHLIMKTAPIGLGAYFAYQVGVFGPQLFGAYAKPLALYYAVCSFYFIVFFSLYAFFAGGSQGFKIFWKNNITPALTAVGTCSSIATIPANLEAAEQMNIPSHIRNLVVPLGAPLHKDGSSMSSIVKIAVIFAMFGKDLTDPYTILIAISITIVVSVVEGGIPNGGYIGEILAITVYGFPMEQALPAAMIIGTLVDPIATLLNANGDLVCAMVVARISEGKKWLLNKSNT from the coding sequence ATGAAAAGTACAAAGTCAAGCAGTATCTTGAAAAATTATAGCAGTATTCTGCTACTCCTTGGCGGAATATTCGCTGGAAGTATTTTAGGTTTAGTTTTTGGTAAAGGTGTTGAAATTATAAAACCGTTAGGAGATATATTTCTTAATTTACTTTTCACAGCTATTATTCCACTGGTGTTTTTTACCATTTCTTCTTCAATTGCAAATTTAAAACAAACCGAAAAATTAGGTAAACTTTTTGGGATAGTCATAGGGGTGTTTTTAACAACTGTTATTATTTCTGCAATTATAATGATTATTGGTGTTTTGCTCTTTCCGGTTCATCAAGACATAGTGCTTTCAAAAGTAGCATTCGAAACTATCGAAGAAAGCAGTGTAGGCTCTCAAATTACACAATTAGTAACGGTCAATGATTTCTATGAGATATTATCCAGAAAGAATATGTTGGCACTCATCTTATTCTCCTTTTTGATAGGCTTTTCAACCTTGCACTCTGGTGAAAAGGGGAAAGATTTTGCAAGATTTCTTGATTCGGGTAATGATGTAATGAAAAAATTATTGCATCTCATAATGAAAACTGCACCAATTGGTCTAGGGGCTTATTTTGCTTATCAAGTGGGGGTCTTCGGACCACAATTGTTTGGTGCATATGCGAAACCATTAGCTTTATATTATGCAGTTTGTAGTTTTTACTTCATTGTTTTTTTTAGTTTGTATGCTTTTTTTGCAGGAGGAAGTCAAGGATTCAAAATATTTTGGAAAAACAATATCACACCAGCGTTAACAGCAGTTGGGACTTGCAGTAGTATCGCAACCATTCCAGCCAATCTGGAGGCTGCAGAGCAAATGAATATTCCAAGTCACATTCGCAATCTGGTAGTTCCGCTTGGAGCTCCTTTGCACAAAGATGGTTCTAGTATGTCATCGATTGTGAAAATCGCCGTTATTTTTGCCATGTTTGGAAAAGATCTTACGGATCCATATACTATATTAATAGCAATTAGTATTACTATAGTTGTGTCAGTTGTTGAGGGAGGTATTCCTAATGGAGGATATATTGGAGAAATTCTTGCTATAACAGTTTATGGTTTTCCTATGGAACAAGCCTTGCCGGCAGCAATGATTATAGGAACTTTAGTCGATCCAATCGCGACTTTATTGAATGCTAACGGAGACTTGGTCTGTGCCATGGTAGTTGCTAGAATTTCTGAAGGCAAAAAATGGCTTTTGAATAAATCAAATACCTAA
- a CDS encoding outer membrane beta-barrel protein has translation MKKAIIIAALAFVSFANAQKGSVLVAGNIGYNSKNTGDVKADYFEFAPKVGYQFSDNMTVGIQTAVTSEKFTSKDVENTFKLGAFLRYSQPLAGVFSIFGDLGVGMQTAKYKDHLVSGAILESKADGFYIGVVPAIGVDLKKGFCLNFSIGGLAYDSLKYDGASDATNTFAFTFGKQASIGISKNF, from the coding sequence ATGAAAAAAGCAATTATTATTGCAGCATTGGCTTTCGTAAGCTTCGCAAACGCTCAAAAAGGATCAGTATTAGTAGCTGGGAATATTGGGTATAATTCAAAAAACACTGGTGATGTAAAAGCTGATTATTTCGAATTTGCTCCTAAAGTGGGTTACCAATTTTCTGATAACATGACTGTAGGTATTCAAACAGCAGTTACTAGTGAAAAATTTACAAGTAAGGATGTTGAAAATACTTTCAAATTAGGAGCTTTCTTGCGTTATTCTCAACCTCTTGCTGGTGTTTTTTCTATATTTGGCGATTTAGGTGTTGGAATGCAAACTGCTAAGTATAAAGATCACTTAGTTTCTGGTGCTATTTTAGAATCAAAAGCTGATGGATTCTATATCGGAGTTGTTCCTGCTATTGGAGTTGATTTGAAAAAAGGATTCTGTCTTAACTTCTCAATAGGTGGATTGGCTTATGATTCATTAAAATATGATGGAGCTTCAGATGCTACTAATACTTTTGCTTTTACTTTTGGTAAACAAGCAAGTATTGGAATCTCTAAAAACTTCTAA
- the gldA gene encoding gliding motility-associated ABC transporter ATP-binding subunit GldA, translating into MSIEVKNISKSYGAQKALNNISFSIKKGEIVGFLGPNGAGKSTLMKILTTYLHADSGSALVNDFDVSTQEKSVQLSIGYLPEHNPLYLDLYVREYLAFNADVYKVEKSRIEEVIQLTGLSAESHKKIGQLSKGYRQRVGLANALLHNPDVLILDEPTTGLDPNQLVEIRNVIKNVGKDKTVFLSTHIMQEVEAICDRVIIIDKGQIVADKKLDNLISVDKEQVIEVEFDLKVEEELIAQIPHIKSFKNTQGKSWELTFVSDKDMRPTVFDFAYDNGLKTLQLNQKNKNLEAMFREITK; encoded by the coding sequence ATGTCAATAGAGGTAAAAAACATATCAAAAAGTTATGGTGCACAAAAAGCACTAAACAACATTTCTTTTTCTATTAAAAAAGGCGAAATAGTAGGTTTTTTGGGACCTAACGGAGCTGGGAAATCGACTTTGATGAAAATATTGACCACCTACCTCCATGCTGATTCCGGTTCTGCATTAGTTAATGACTTTGACGTGAGTACTCAAGAAAAATCCGTGCAGCTTTCTATAGGATATTTGCCCGAACACAATCCGTTGTATTTGGATTTGTACGTGAGGGAATATCTGGCTTTTAATGCTGATGTCTACAAAGTAGAAAAATCCAGAATCGAAGAAGTGATTCAACTAACTGGTTTATCTGCCGAAAGTCATAAAAAAATAGGTCAATTATCCAAAGGGTATCGCCAACGTGTAGGGCTGGCCAATGCCTTATTGCACAATCCTGACGTCTTGATATTAGACGAACCTACGACTGGATTAGATCCTAATCAATTGGTAGAAATCAGAAACGTAATTAAAAACGTAGGGAAAGACAAAACGGTTTTCCTCTCTACGCACATTATGCAGGAAGTAGAGGCTATTTGTGACCGCGTAATTATTATTGATAAAGGACAAATAGTTGCTGATAAAAAACTGGATAATTTAATCTCTGTAGACAAAGAACAAGTAATTGAAGTAGAATTCGATTTGAAAGTTGAAGAAGAACTTATTGCACAAATTCCTCATATAAAATCGTTTAAAAACACTCAAGGAAAATCTTGGGAGCTAACCTTTGTTTCGGATAAAGATATGCGTCCGACTGTATTTGATTTTGCCTATGACAATGGATTGAAGACTTTACAACTCAACCAAAAGAATAAGAATTTAGAAGCAATGTTTAGGGAAATTACCAAATAG
- a CDS encoding PorP/SprF family type IX secretion system membrane protein has product MKIKIITLFFIIIAPVVMYGQEFKMAATSQYLTENPFVISAAYAGIGEFYELRFTGETQWLGVKDAPQTQSVSFDGRIADQSGMGIIIFNDKNRNTSQKGGQVSYAHHLTLSEYNNQFLSFGLSYKFTNFNIDISDINSSDPTVQSYNEINSNFDLGFLYRLESFFFSFNAVNILERKIKPAILSEPANIRNYYFYSGFVLKSRFTSLEFEPSVFYQIYESDGRSSADLNFKIRKMTGKNYIWAGLSLRMLADQNFQPNSIAPLFGLKQNKFYVAYSFNASLNELQNYNAGTHMLTLGFDFDGRESPCRCVN; this is encoded by the coding sequence ATGAAAATTAAAATAATAACACTATTTTTTATAATAATTGCTCCTGTTGTCATGTATGGACAGGAATTTAAAATGGCAGCAACAAGCCAATATCTTACAGAAAACCCATTTGTTATTTCGGCAGCTTATGCTGGTATTGGTGAATTTTATGAATTGCGTTTTACAGGAGAAACACAATGGCTTGGGGTAAAGGACGCTCCACAAACACAATCGGTTTCATTTGATGGTCGAATTGCAGACCAATCTGGTATGGGAATAATAATTTTTAATGATAAAAACCGAAATACATCTCAAAAAGGAGGACAAGTAAGTTATGCGCATCATTTAACTCTTTCAGAATATAACAATCAATTTTTGTCTTTTGGTTTGTCTTATAAATTCACCAATTTCAATATTGATATTTCTGATATTAATTCATCAGACCCTACTGTTCAAAGTTACAATGAAATTAATTCTAATTTTGATTTGGGTTTTTTATATCGCCTAGAAAGTTTCTTCTTTAGTTTTAACGCCGTAAATATATTAGAGAGAAAGATTAAACCGGCAATTTTAAGCGAGCCGGCAAATATTAGAAACTATTATTTCTATTCTGGATTTGTTTTGAAAAGTAGATTTACTTCTTTAGAATTCGAGCCATCTGTTTTTTATCAAATTTATGAGAGTGACGGACGTTCTAGTGCCGATCTTAATTTTAAGATACGAAAAATGACTGGTAAAAATTATATTTGGGCCGGATTGAGTTTGAGAATGTTAGCTGACCAAAATTTTCAGCCTAATTCAATTGCACCATTATTTGGTTTAAAACAGAATAAATTTTATGTGGCTTATTCATTTAATGCCAGTTTAAATGAACTTCAGAATTATAATGCAGGAACTCATATGCTAACACTTGGATTTGATTTTGATGGAAGAGAGAGTCCTTGTAGATGTGTGAATTAA